caaaaaaatgttttacttataattttctccaaattttcttcctatttttttttttattatccctacTATCTCCGAATCTTGCTCGAGTTGCAAAAGGTGTTATTTAGCTAGCTCGATTGGCTCGAAAACTCGATTACGACTAGAATGATGTTACACGATAAACTTACACGAGTGATTCGAATCACAAATTCTATTCGAGAATTGCATCACtagtttattcaaatattttgtgttggcgcagtgaagaattttttttaatataaaaagtgtaatgttataatgttttttgcgcttccaccattttcaactattaagtttgcaGTTGTGTTAgcattattacaattattaatttgttcgGCATAATAATATATGCTGCAGTTTTCAgataataaaagcttttaaaaaaaaactttgttaacCTATTTCgtttaaaagcaatttttttaatttttgtaaagttttaaatttacgaaaatggttttgaaaaaaaaaatcaataatgtttaaaaagtattaaataacatttatgtgtattttatacGAGTAAAGGAAAAAGATAAACAACCTGCCTGTATTGTTTAAgaaagtaaaattgttttttctaataaaactaataataaattttttttagaattgtatttagCCGTTGTTAAGTATGCAAAAGTTGAGGAgtagattttttacaatttttctatggaaacgtaaattttaatgtatttatataaattgaatttatattaggtttttggtagtacatactatattttaataaataattaaaataataaaatataattttatatttagtgtatgactacaagtttttttatttgatctcaaaatttttcgaatttgcgTTAATTCTcaagaaattcaattaaatttatacaaaattttatgggGTATTTATATACCCTccattgttaattaataattgttaaagtagctaatccaaaaatttatagTACAATGGTAATaatggtaagttttttttttatgtaggtaaTTACGTTGTTTGTTCTAGACAATAGCTttcaaattttgactttttacttttacataaattagTTGTAAGGTCcttgattttttatttcctttaatGCGGATGAAGTTAGTCGGACGAAAGACGTTTACTGACATCGCACTTCCAATCAGGGAGATATGTACCATATTTCGAAGACATATAAGACGACTCAAAAGAAAAAGTCCACTTTTGTATACTCATTACCGCCttgatttcttttatattatacgTAATTGTGATTCGTTTACattgatcaataaaataattgtttgttacatataatattatgtaatctTAATCTGTGAAGTTACCTATGtcaatatttgatttatcaGTAAAAGTATAATCAGGTCCGTAACTAGGGCGTGGTAAAGGAGGCACTTGCCAACGGCGCAACAGAAATAGagacgtaaaacaaaaagtatgttttatacgtaaaacaaaaaaattgtaaagaatcatgtaaaaggtgctcattaatttacaattttataaatatcataatttgtaGAGAAAAATACTATAGAGAATTCTCCAAACTccgaaataacttttaatattaaattaatggaACATGATGAACacgtgatagaacaaaattaatttttttggattctgatgacgtcataaagataaaaaattcgttttttgataacataggcaaatttgatccgatcttattcaaatttttttgggaacccactaattttggatcattcttttcagctgtgatatcagttttttgAAAGCTATCACTCAtctgcttaattccgggaccagaactTCGCATTCTTGAAACCCATTAgagataggttaattttgatcataaatttgaaaagtatgatccaaatttagtaggattacatacttggtttatcagaattggataaaatttggatgtgatagaacaaaattaaatgttttggattctgatgacgtcataaagctaaaaaattcgtttttttgataacataggcaaatttgattcgatcttattggaatttttttctgaaacccTCTTATACCACCGGCGCTATATTTACCCTCGTTACGGCCCTGAGTATAATGTACAACATGTGTGTAATTTTATTCCTTATCAGAATACTACGTtacaattttctattcaaaatgatattttttggaatCTCTTAATATAATTACCTTAAATATAATAACGGAAAGACATTTCACAAAATTAAGAGCTCAAATTGATCCTGTCGtttgaaaacttacattaaCATACATTCCTCATGCAATTAATTCATTACCTTTCTCTTTGTTTTCTGGTAAAAATATACACGCATacaatcaaaaacaattttataacgaGTAAAACATGCAAGAAATTCATTGTTTACCATGCTGCATTTGCACAAATTGGGATTGATTTCAAAACCTACTGAAATCggctttcaaaatatttttggtatttttaaattatctcaaaGCTTGTTGTAATGTACTGTGTAAGACTGCTTTTACGTTTAGGGGTAAAAtcgttataaaaatgaataaaataaacaaaaataaacttaaaacttttttattagaatgtATTTTTCACAAATTCGATTATAATctgatttaaacttaaaatataaattattttacacgaTTTTAACAAAGCCCAAAAGAGTTGAAATAAAACTACtggagatttttttaattaaataatattaattaatcatttttaaatggtataaaaatcgtgaattatttatagtaattttcatctaaaattgaATCAATCTCTAAACAAAACTCACGTAATGggaaattgtattataaaatttttatttgatactacttacgtttaattaaattatcaccACCCAAATAATCTAGTTCAcgtttctttaataaattcgaGCCACCCAAATAATCTAATTCCCGTTTAACCAAATTATCTCCACCTAAATAGTCTAATTCTCTTTTGAGTAAATTGGGACCACCCAATGAATCGATATCACGTTTAAGTAAATTATCTCCCCCTAAATAATCTAATTCACGTTTTGACACTCTTTCATTGTTTAAATGATTCCGTTTTAATAGATTTGATCCACCCAAATAATCTAATTCACGTTTTGAAACTCTTTCATTGTTTAAATGATTCCGTTTTAATAGATTTGATCCACCCAAATAATCTAATTCACGTTTTGATATTTTCTGGCTGCGTTTCAATAAATTATCACCACCTAAGTAATCTAATTCTCGTTTTGACATTTTCTGGTTACGTTTCAATAAATTATCACCACCTAAGTAATCTAATTCACGTTTTGATAAATTTGGATACTCATTTTCAAGTTCTCgatttaatagtttttcattttccataaaaaataatcttcttttgtttaaaatgtcgTCATCACTATTTGCGTTGGTATTTGAATtcaaattgtatagttttaattttggGGGAATGTTGTATCTGGTTTCTGGAATAATGCCatgcaaaaattaaacatttaaaataaaaaataaaaaattatttagccaAGTGAAGCAAGCATGGAATTTGCAAATtgtataatacatttaatatacttaaataagATACCATGATTGTTTAAGTGGAGCTCGAGGAGGTTCAAGCATCATGCAAAAGAATTTTGGAAGCggttaaaataagtaaaatgtaAACTAATTTACCAGACTGCCAACACTTTTCATCAGCTTAAATCACCACAAACAGTCTCaacataaattattcaaaagcattacaaataatagtggattttattgaaaaaaaagcttattacatgaaaacaatttatatttagaaatatttcttacCAATTGAATTGGCTTGTGATGAGTAGTACTGTGGTCGGCGCtcattctaaaacaaaaaagatttacAAAGAATCGTTAAATTTTaggattttctttttaaaatatttatttgtgtctTTGAAAGtatgtttttcttataaaaagtttttcttataaagtctgtataaaataaatctcaGATTGGCATTTGAGAAAATTACCTATAACTTTCTGTggttagataaaaaaaaatgtagcaacttattttttaataaatttcgatttttgccccaattcctagatcagtttcattcctttatttcgacatatcctagagttctcatttattatcttcgataatatttatattattttttaatgcttattgtatacatttataattttgcacCTTCCTCCATATTATGGCGAAAGAAGATAAATTCAGATGGGCAAAGAAATCTCatagttttttcgagaattaACAAGATGTATTAACCAATCTCGAAATTATACTGTATGCatcttttaacattttttatagctATTAATGATTATAGAATTGGACAGCCGAATGCCGTCAAATTTAAAAAGAGATGGACCTAAAGTTTGTGTTTAGCGAATGGCCTAGGCGAAGCTAAGCATAGTATAGATATATTAACGAATTGGAAGCTGtaggttaattaagattaatattatgacttacattgaaaattatgtaagtcataaatgcaatccatacacttatatatgcatccatacaattatacaattaaagtagtgtatcgttatcatgaaaacgcctccaataaaactcacgcacggtgcgaatagaagTATAATTGAAtcgtatatttgaaaatgaaaaagcttTAATAAAGTCTAAGAGTAATTACATGAAatcatgtttaaataaaaatgtcatgatccaatgtctaaaataaataaaaaatcatattgatcATATACCGTTTcgtttttattccaatttaaaaatgtatataatcatATTTGATTACCTTTATAGCCATAAAATACGGACTATTATTGGTTTAATCCAAATTAAATGTAGgtatatagaataaataaaatgaaatttaaaactgttCTAACTAGTTTATTTAAGTTCATTAATCTATATTTGAACATTTCTCGAATGTGTTGATTTAAATCGAATTGTATGctgcatttatattatttaacaaaattctagttaatatattgtatatagaaaCTAGTTAATATTAGGTATACCACATACATATCGAATTTCAttgacaaataatattaattaagtttttatattaaaaaatattttaattaaagttttttatatttttattacttgatCGAGAAATAAAAacggaaatattgaaaatatccgattttttaacttattttttaagaataacacTAAAAATTcacgaatttttgttttatagaaaCGAATTTTGAGGaattttcgaaaagtaaaaCCTACTTAATAATAAAAGGCAATAATACTATATAGTAATACTActtcataaaattaactatttcGCATATTAAGGGAGGGGTTTagatgttttcaaatttttatttttttcgttattcaacgttatttattaaagttatttattcaaaaatttaaaaaaaattgtatatcttTCTTTCCAttctcatattttatatttatcaatattacttaatttattaattcaataatcaatttattaaaagcaaaaaaatttaactatttttatatttccctGCGCCTCCACCTTTTTTagaaatcttatttatttatttatttgcccTGAATGATTGACTGGTTGACGGATCAACCCACGacctaaaccgctgatcgtagagacctgaaacttagAGGGTGTGTTTTTTGACGTAGGCATCCGTTAAGAAATGATTTTCCGAAATTATACCCCgtttgtttgtatgaaaatccgtTAATTTTGAgtccactacttaaccgattttaaaaattctttcacctatagaatgctatattgtcagcaagtaacatgggctatatttaattttttttaaatagcatttcgcaccaaaaaattaaaacccattaaATGGCGAACAAAAGGGGAATTAAGTGAGGGTAAAGGAAGAGAAGGCTATAATAACtcgtctttgtttttaaagttgaaattgttcAGCAACGCAGGCGAGTAActgctagtttaaaataaaaaatttttattcacgaaattgttaaaattatttatactttaaaattaacaaactcAGTTTGTTGAATGACtacttaattacaaattttcactcACGCTAAAAACATTATAGAAACACAAAACAAGTTTcgatttgattttgttaatgacagattttaaaaagatactATTTATGATGCTTCAtaataaaaatcgatattttaattaacgattctcgaattcaataattttattcgtttttcaacattttagtTACAAATGAAAGTATAAATTGCTGCAaggtagaaaattaattattttaatattgtcctgaaaaattatgagtaatagtaaattattttagttataaagtatcgaataaaatataaaccgaataattgattaaatactatattatactttttaattaaatgttatttaattttattatacctgccagtgatttttttaactagtgattattttaattatactatTATAACTAccgaaaagaaaaataaatatctaagaaaaattatagattaatattcataattattaattttgaattaattaattaattgtcagtaatatataattttcaaaaaattgattttcaaattatcggtataataaacaattttgaaataattaattatcagtaataaacaattttgaaacaattaatgatcaataataaacaagtttgaaataattagttaaataaaaatataaaactcttGGAAAATACTCTAAGTTCTTCAAAAGgatttcaaataacttttttttttttgcatttcatcTACATATaccaattttctaaaatatttgcagTAAAATTATGCTATGaagaaaattcagaaaaatttttgtaccacaattataaaaataatatacaaaaataaacactgaaaaaatcatcaaaaaatcaGAACTTTTCTTAAGGATCaagaaatttgtttgaaataaaataaatattttcttacctCTATTGGTAATGCAATCGTAAttgaaaaaactgttaaaaatttaatcactaacaaaacattaaaatttgtattcattttgagaATACAGTacgaaataaaatgatttaaaaaagaatatatattatgATCGATAGTTTAGTAAATCGACTTTTCTTCGATGAAAATCGAAAtgattgtaaaaaaacaattaaatgtgATGCGCTCTTATACGGTTTTCATTTGACACCCACCACAGAAATCATCAATTAAAATCATCAACCCCTGTCGTCCTGTTCTACCATCATATCTCGACGATGGTGTgtctatgtatatgtataatggtttaccttacattttaaaataccaCTTTAGTTCTGGAGCTatatcacataaataaatatcacgCAACACGCAAAACATTTAGACATTTAGACATTGTGAATCAAGAATCACGAAAAAGATACAGATATAGATTCATCTAAATGGCCAGAACTTGGAAAATGGTTAAAATATATTCCAAATCGTTTAGCCTCATTTTCTCAGTTCTTACATCTCTTTTCCGAGCGTCTTTTTTGTGTTTATGTAAAGTACATTCGTCAATAGGCGCTTTCAAAAAAGTACAACTAAGTTCCGCGTCTTTTTCAGGCAGAAGAGGCATAAAGCCTttctaatttttcgatatgcgaaattttatttgcaaataattatttgaggTCTTTTGAATTTGCTCCAATTGGGTTTTTACTGAGTAAAAAATAGCTAGGACCAAATTATTATAAGCAGATTTAAAATGTTACCAGACATGGTCTCAGAATTAGGCAGAATACAATTTCTACAAAGGAAAGAATATTGTAAAAGGTTAGGTCATACTAGGTGCTCGAGAATATTATTcgattttgtattcaaatattacatatattttacataaaatttctcTGTAGATACCTAAAATACCAACCCTAAAATGATGAACAGAAGATAATCTTTATTTCGTGTTATTCTCTGATTGCATAATTTAATTGCTATTGCTATAATATCgccagatttaaaaaaatttaccgcCAGTAAGCACTAGAAATGTCCCGCCTTTCGAATTTTAAGTAGGTACATATCCTTATCGCGTGAGCTTTTTAGTCTTCAACATCCACAGTGAGgctctatatttttaaatgtgggGTTTGTctgtaaaaatttgttcttctaaatttttattagtcttCGGAATAGGAATAGCTCCATAACTATCATTTGAAACGAAGAATATATGTGACATCATAATCAAACCAATTCTATTTATcgtttaatgttaaaatattttaatccagACCACTTAAATGTTTACGAATTTGAATTAGTTTTGTAAACAGAAGGTAAAAGCTTCCATTTTTATCTTCATTTTATTGATGGCAttaatttgttacatttttgataataatttaaagtcaacaatacttaataatatttgtaaacattttcgATTACTTGTTTTTTCGATGAGTgacataaattgtttttgtaaagcAGCATGTTATGAGAGTATAGTAATGTCCTTTGATTCAACCGAGAGAGGTCCTACATCATCGACCTACATCatcgaattgaatttttttctccgtCGATTCCTTTATATACTTACTGTGTTTTGAGGGCGACTTGTTTCAATTTTCGTTTTCACGCTTCCTACAAATGGTCACCAATTTGTGTTATCGAAGTCCTTGGGTAGCCAACATAGAGCAAGGGTGTTATTGAGAAAGCTGCTCTATTTAAGTTCTGGTcagggaaaattttaattggcaACCGCaccttaaaattgattaatatttccattttattttattcttctaAAAAGATTTTCCGATACTGTCGACTTTTCCCTAACACCCAAATCGGAGTGTTTGTCCTCTGACCTGCTGCTTAATTGAACGCTATTAACTTTTACCAATTACAATGCTTAGAGGAAAACGGAAAATGGAAACAAGTTGTCCTCAAAACATAGTAGGTATACGAAGAACTCCTTTCATCTTTTAAGGTAGTTCTATCCCAGCATACGTTTACATACATAGCTAAGGttataaaccaagttttttTACTGTTACTGTACCTCCATGCATACTGTCTCACACATATACAAGAAATGAATACACATATATACTGGGATGAATACACGCATATTCCTTCCACTAAAAATCCATGGTCAAAGCGGTAGGTCTCTTTCACtggaaaatgtttgaaaaatttccatGTTCTCacgcttttttttaattccaattaTCTCATGTTAGGCGTGTTAAATtctcttcaaattttaatatgtattattcttgtaattacttatattcaaagttttgaagattttttaagattttgtttgTGAGACCCAACTACCTTAAAACagtattctagaaaattttatcgtGTTTATAGtagtttctttataaattttattaatttccattCGATGATGTACACTCCCACAATCTATTCGACTGGGTAGAATAATTAGACATAGTGTCAAATTTCTATGTTTACCGAAGATAGTATATACTTGCAAATATTCAAACATAGGCTATTTAGTTTAGTGCGGTAGATATCTATAAGTATTCTATAGGATTCAACTACTCTTTGTCAACCAGTAGAGATGCACACAGgcgtaatttatcaaaaatctgCCCAGCACTCTTAAAATGCCAATAGTCGATCaagtgaattttgtttttatcatgcTTTGAGATTCG
The Chrysoperla carnea chromosome 4, inChrCarn1.1, whole genome shotgun sequence genome window above contains:
- the LOC123298605 gene encoding feeding circuit activating peptides-like isoform X4, which gives rise to MNTNFNVLLVIKFLTVFSITIALPIENERRPQYYSSQANSIETRYNIPPKLKLYNLNSNTNANSDDDILNKRRLFFMENEKLLNRELENEYPNLSKRELDYLGGDNLLKRNQKMSKRELDYLGGDNLLKRSQKISKRELDYLGGSNLLKRNHLNNERVSKRELDYLGGSNLLKRNHLNNERVSKRELDYLGGDNLLKRDIDSLGGPNLLKRELDYLGGDNLVKRELDYLGGSNLLKKRELDYLGGDNLIKRK
- the LOC123298605 gene encoding feeding circuit activating peptides-like isoform X2; the encoded protein is MIEEDSLVTCPEFSDYDIDHMCRVCLQDGVLKSVFSDDEVPKLSQKINECASVQNERRPQYYSSQANSIETRYNIPPKLKLYNLNSNTNANSDDDILNKRRLFFMENEKLLNRELENEYPNLSKRELDYLGGDNLLKRNQKMSKRELDYLGGDNLLKRSQKISKRELDYLGGSNLLKRNHLNNERVSKRELDYLGGSNLLKRNHLNNERVSKRELDYLGGDNLLKRDIDSLGGPNLLKRELDYLGGDNLVKRELDYLGGSNLLKKRELDYLGGDNLIKRK
- the LOC123298605 gene encoding feeding circuit activating peptides-like isoform X3, with protein sequence MIEEDSLVTCPEFSDYDIDHMCRVCLQDGVLKSVFSDDEVPKLSQKINECASVQNERRPQYYSSQANSIETRYNIPPKLKLYNLNSNTNANSDDDILNKRRLFFMENEKLLNRELENEYPNLSKRELDYLGGDNLLKRNQKMSKRELDYLGGDNLLKRSQKISKRELDYLGGSNLLKRNHLNNERVSKRELDYLGGDNLLKRDIDSLGGPNLLKRELDYLGGDNLVKRELDYLGGSNLLKKRELDYLGGDNLIKRK